Part of the Imperialibacter roseus genome, GCTGCGGCATTCATGATCTGACCTGCCTGACAATAGCCGCACTGGGGTACGTCGTGCTCTCTCCAGGCGTTCTGAAGCGGGTGAGAGGCATCGGCAGATAAGCCTTCGATGGTCACCACAGACTTGTCTCCCAGCGTTGAAATAGGCATCGAGCAAGACCTGACGGCATTTCCATCAACGTGAACCGTACAGGCGCCACACATGGCTATTCCACAGCCAAATTTGGTACCTACCAAATCGAGGTTGTCACGAAGCACC contains:
- a CDS encoding (2Fe-2S)-binding protein yields the protein MAQFNLKVNGKEHQVDVDADTPLLWVLRDNLDLVGTKFGCGIAMCGACTVHVDGNAVRSCSMPISTLGDKSVVTIEGLSADASHPLQNAWREHDVPQCGYCQAGQIMNAAALLAKNASPTDEEIESAMNGNICRCATYNRIKAAIKTASASV